The DNA sequence ACGGCAACGGGACAGCGTCCTCTTTTTTTCCTCGCCTGTCGTCTACACCACTTCCATCCATTCTCCACCTTCACCTGTCCTCCTCGATCAGCGTTACGCCATCAACAACCGGGCGCATCAACCgcacaccagcaccagcgATCAACCGCCAACCGTGCAACCTAGCCGCGTATCAGCTACCCAGAGCGGCAATCGGCGACCCGCGCGATAAACTCTGGTCGGCCACACACTGCTGCTGAGCGGCCGGGCCGGCGGAGGGTGGGCAGGCGCAACCGTGTCGGGCAAACGCACCAGACGCCGCAAGCGAGCGGACGCGACGGAGGAGCCGCGGTGCGGGGACCGGCGCACGGCTAGCACGAGCTCGGACGGGGAGCAACCGCAGGGTGCGGGTGCAGGGCTGGGGATCGGTGTGGAGGAAGctgccggcagcagcagcagctcggtgCCGGACGAGCAAGCCAAGGGTGaggaaacagcagcagcagcagcagcgacgacgGCGGCGACGACAACGATCCTAGCGGAAGGGGAAGGTGCCGATTCCGCCTTCGTGCCCGGCACAACCGCGCTCGACACCGAGGAGCGAGTGACGccggaggagaaggaggaagcGGAACCGAGGGGGCAGCGTGACCCGGCCGACGGTGACGGGAGTGGCCACGGTAACAGCGGCTCGGCCGAGCGGAAGCGCACCGGcgccgacagcagcagcacgtgcgGGTCAGACGGAGGAGGCgggcgggcggcggcggcggcggcgggtggtggtggcatcGCTGGTGGAGTAGCCGAGCGGCCGGACCGACTCGGACCGGACGGCGACAATCAGCCCGAACCGCACCGGCAGCAAGACCAAGCGGCGGAGGAGGACGGTGGAGACGCAGAGGAGGGAAGCGAGCAACAGGAAGCGGCAcgagggcagcagcagccgggccGGGACGCCAGCGCCAGCAGCATGCCTGTGCGGGTGGATAtagtgccgccgccgccgaacAACTCCAAACAGCTCGGCGTCACCAAATCGCTCCTGTACAATGGATCCAAGTTTCGCGGCTCCCAGAAATCGAAGGGCAACGCGTACGAGGTGGAAGTGGTGCTGCAGGTAAGCAGAGGGGGCAGGTCGCACCGAAAGGTACTGCGACGAACGGAGTGGAGCAATCCGACTCCGATCGGACCTGCCCGATTCCGAtgccgtgttcggaatcaattccgtaGCTGATTCCTATGCTGTAATCGATTGTAGATTCCGGACCTggttccggagttgactccggagccgatttaggattcggctccggaatcgatttcgcGATCAGAATCGGCGCTGGAATCGGACTTCACCTGGGAATGGCAGTTTGCCCAGGATGACGGAATCAGGATTGACTCTTGAAATGGAGTCAGTTCcagaatgagaatcagttcttgaataaGAAGTTTCCGAAGCGAAATCAGCCCttgaatctccatgagaatggaccGTTTCCAAGTAAATTTGGTAAATTTGCGGCTTTCAATACGtaggacccaaacgcctattcttatggagatgccaaaaccgactccgtttcgaatccgattctgatttcggagccaattgcAATTATAGtaccgatttcgattccggaaccgtttCCGATTGCGGAACCAAAACCGGAGCCGATGCCGGAACGAATTCCAGAACCGatttcggaaccaattccgaatccgattccggagccaattccggaatcaattctggagccgatttcggagccgattccggaaccaattctggaGCTGATTTCGGAACCAgttccggagtcgatttcggaaccaattccggaaccaattttggaaccgattccgattcccgAACCAATTCCgaatccggagtcgatttcggagctgattccggaaaCTGAATCCGGACCTACTCtcaggaatcgattccagaatacTTAGCAGCTagtcgaaatcgattccgacaaaaactTCAGTTTTTCCcctaattttatatttttcatcaCTAATTTCGAACCCCTTTtctatctttctttctttttgacCCATTACCAGCACGTTGACGAAGCAAACTCTTATCTGTGCGGATATCTCAAAATCACCGGACTGACGTTCGAGTTTCCCACCCTGACGACCTTCTTCGATGGTGAAATTATCTCGAAAAAGTATCCCTTCCTGACGCGCAAATGGGACGCGGACGAGGATGTAGATAGAAAGCATTTTGTAAGTgtttgtctctgtgtgtgtgtgtgtgcaatcggTTACGGACGGTTGGCATTTGATGTTGTTCTTTGCACTTGCATTTGCAGGGAAAATTTGCTGCCTTCAGCGAGTACCAGAAGACGTTCAACTCGGACGACTTCGACTACGATGCGCTAGCGAAGAGTGACTACGTGTTTATGCGCTGGAAGGAACACTTTCTGGTAGGTGTTGCGCTGGTGCTTGCACGGGCGGGAAGGAACGGGTTTTTGGCTTACGTTTCATTCTGTTCATCCCCGACCAGGTACCTGACCATAAGATAAAGAACATCAACGGTGCGTCGTTCGCCGGGTTCTACTACATCTGCTTCCAGAAATCGCAAGCCGTTATGGAGGGCTACTACTACCATCGCTCCTCCGAATGGTAGGCAACTCTGCTCTGGTTTGTGTGTCCTATCCCCCCTTTCACTGACTCGCCTAGTTTCTTTCTCGCCAACTATCCCGCCCACAGGTACCAGTCGCTAACGCTGCAGCACGTGGCCGAATCCTGTATTCAAATTTACGAGTTTAGATAATTTCCCGTCGTCCCCCTGCAGCCAAACGGGAGGATGAgtgtgctggtggtgatggtggtggtggtttacAATGCAGCATGGCCGTCGCCAGTTGCCGGTGGGTGCGGGTGGGCTAAAGGTAAACCCCACAAGCCGGGGGTTTTCTTACCAGTAAGTGACgctaaccacacacacacacacgtacacgttGATAgattttgaatggtttttcttgttttttcttcttacgtTTTAAGCCACAGTATGGCAATTGCGACGGAATGCGTCCAAAACTTAGCTATTAGCATCTAAAACACGCTACAAATTACCGACAACGAAATGCCGCACGTCGTGCTGGCCGGAAGGATTAGCCTAGTAGCGAGACATaacagggggagggggggggggggttgtcgagagagggaaggaaaaacagtAGATGATATGGTCTCCCAGAATTAGTGAGAAAACGGATGGTTCAAGTAAATTTAGCACaacgaacaaaaacagcaaacacatttttgaccacacacacaaaaacaaaaagaaaaaagaaaccctaTCGTAacgcaaaataacaaaacgtAACGAAGGCGGCAAAATGATAGAAAAAGgatagaatttttttttcaattatataattatttaaattaaaaacgaTTATCCGCTCATTGCTAACTTTATGTACGTTAGTTATATATAAcaaatatctttaaaaaaaaaaagaagaagctatTACTAAATTATCGGGCATACCGATAAATGTGGTTGCCCGTtctgtgtgagtgagtgagtgtgtgtgttgaaattTCTACATTTTATTCCTTACAAAATAATGAACAGACACAAGCTTACATATTTCAGCAGGCAATATTTTGCAGGGAACCAGTTTATactcattcacacacacacaaacacacattacagggttttccaggagttatATTAAATGTAGGGCACTTTATTCACTCTTTCTTACataaaatgaacttaatgtaatgggaattggactctatagcatccTTGTTGAACAAATCCAATTGGAATTTCCAAggagtcagtccaaaaagggtgccatagagtccaatttccaacatatgaagttcacttccaatgGGAAAGAGTATAAGAAGTGTCCCATAAgcatgagaacccctggaaaatcCTGTATAGAAAGGAATAGGGAGTTTTCCATTATACGGGTTTGCGTTGATATTACATTATACCGTAGCCCGTCAAGGGTTTTAATTGTTCATTAATTGCTTGCTGGTCTTTGGATTTTTGCTACATTTTGTTGACACAGTTTCTCGCCGACCTTCTTCAGAGTGGTCAGAGCTATCGTTCACAAGGCAATGAggcgtgtgcttgtgtgtgtgtggcagcgTGCAGGAGTCAATGTACAGATAAGACAGTTTAAGAAGACATTAAACCATATAACAAACGCCCGAAAGCTGTGCCCGGGCGAGGAGAAAGCTCCGATACACGCAATAGCTACTAGTTGTAATGTAATGTCCTAATCTGCCTCCTGCACAACAATCATGCAGTGAAACCCGAACatagcagcaaacaaacaaacaagaaaaagacaaatgaaaaaaaaaagatgaattcaAATGTAATTAAACGCAGTAATAACCAAGTGTTTTCCCCCCATTTTACCATGTTAATATTAATagaaagccccccccccccccccctaaacaacagcaacaaaaacccaaCCGGCACACACTACAGAACAAAAGTAAAGGAGCATGGGGCATAGTTGACTCAAGCCAAGGCACACGTAACGCGTATTGAGCCAATAAAGCAAAGTAAATAGTATAACTCTTAAAACAAAGACTGTAACGGAAGAAAAACACGTGCTGTGGTGTGGCGTTGAGTgtggcgtgcgcgcgcgcgcaatcgctctctttctatctttctctctctctctgagtGTATGTGTCCTGGGGAGGACCAGAGGCGGACACACTAGCAGGTTGTAGAAAGTAAGcgataacaaacaaataataaaacaaaaagcaaataaaactaCGAGAGCAGACGCACCCAGGCTAGTGTAATGTACATTGCAGCGGGGCCAGCTGCTGCGCAAAAATGTGCGCACTTAACAAtcgcgccccccccccccccttgatTTGACTTATCGAACGGGTCAGCCCGCTCACAATCGTCTGGCCGAAAAGGTCAAGCAATCGCCTGTACCTCTTAGCGCAATCAGGTAGGGCGGCAAACGGGCAAACGCCATGCGAGGCGCGAGATAAGACGCGCACAAACCAACCATTTGCAGATATTTAGAAGAGCAATAATGAGGCAGCGATGGTGTAGGAATTTGGTTGTTAGCACGTGTACATCCTTCGGTTTTTGGTCGTTGTTTTCCAACCATCCATCCAAGGTAACTGCGACGCAAAATGGTGATGCCCCCGCATACAGTGGCACGCACAGCAGCAATTCCGTTCGTGTCGCTTTCGGGGCGACTCTTCACGATGAGTCCTCCCCAACCCCCCTGAAAACAAGGCGAGATAAAGACTTGATTGTTGTATGTGGACATGGgcaccaaccaaaaaaaaaaaactaagatGAATGATCTTATATAACCGCAAGTGTAGCAGTTACCGTGCTGgagattgtgtgtatgtgtgtgtgtgtgctttcttcGTTCTATTCGTTCTCTATAAATAGGCCCGGGGCGGGGTGAACAACCCCTTTGTAACAGAACAGTGTAATTTACGTTAACTAAAAGCTAGGCTCCTCTCGTTAATGGCGCTTTACTATATTTTTGCTGTTATGCTGTGTGCCTCCCATCTCCCAATCAAGCAAAGAATGTGACGTATGCTtacttggaaaaaaaaacattactgaAATGTGTATTCTTATCATCTGGTACTAAAAAAACAATGGCCAATGAGATTCGGTTTGAGGGATGAAACACGATGTTGTGGACTGTTTTGAGACGGAAGAGATACTGTATAGAAATATATACATATTGATATAAACAGAAGCAGTAAGCGAACTACCCGCCTTTGGagttgtcttgttttttttttttaataaaaattctCCAAGCCGTATAGCGATATAGTTGTACAGAATGTACGATACACGCCACAAAGTTTCTCCGACGGTTAGGGTCCTGGTGGTCTTTGAGGTGTAGGAATGTACTACAAGTACTCCAAAACTCAGTAGTTTGTAGAGCCCATTGTAGGGACAATTCATTTCTAACAATGTGTCTCGAGAGTGTTTGTGATACTTCAGTGCAAATACTATTGTTCCTAGCCATCCCTGACAAGGAATTGTCAGAAATTGCTTTGGCCCACTGTCGTCCCGAGGTCCTAGACCAGTTAGAGTTCACGTCTCTGTTGGTCTTTCGGATGTGGCAATGTCTCAAAGTCCTCTGGGACTCGGAATTTGTTTAAAGGTTATAGTGTTGGGATATACTTTTGAGACGCATTGTTTGAAAGGAAGCATCCGTAGTTCGTCTAGAGCTCCTCCGATGATTCTGAGCTGAACTTCTAGGGGATTTTTGAAGTGTACGAACATCGACGCCGCCCTGAATAATGTGTCTCGAGCAAGCATTGCAGATGTCGATGTCTCAGCTTCGTCCAAAGGCACTATGACCGTTCAACATTCACGTCCCTAATgtaagaatctggatgtaggAATGTCTCATAACCCTCTAGAATTCATCAAACAGATTGTGGAGGTCAAAGTGCAGAGATGTTTCATTTCTAACAATGCGCCTCGGGAAGTTCGTCTAGAGCTCATCAGATACTTGCAATGCGTCTCGAAAATGTCTTTGGTTCGTCCGGCCTTTGGATAGGTGCGATCGGGATGTTGCAATGTCTCAATATCCTTTAGAACTCATATATTTGTGGAGGTTTCCTTTCGAACAATGTGTCTCGGGAATACATCCCAAGTATAGTCTagactagtgatgtgctgttaggagcgcacccacgaatccgatccgactccgactattgttagttcgattccaACTCCGGGAAAATGGAAACACTAGATCCacctggagtcggagtcgttcggagtcgaccggagtcgtccggagtcgtcaggAGTCGTTCGgcgtcatccggagtcgtccggagtcgccggagttggagtcgttcggagtcgtccggagtcgaacGACtgcgaacgactccaaaccaCTCCggctccgggcgactccggacgtctccgaacgactcagacgactccgacgactccgatgactccggacgactccgaacaactccgacCGACcccgattctggacgacttcggacgactctggacgactccggacgtctCCGAAAGattccgacgactccgaacgattccgaacaactccggacgactctgactccgggcgactccgtgCCTtttcggacgattccgaacaactccggatattgcagcgcggacctaccttccggagtcgattccgaatttatcggagtcggatcggagtcgactccggatttttgccaacttatCCCATCACTAGTCTAGACCTCCTCAAATACTTCTTAGAAAAGAGTGTTTAGGAATATGGACGACGCCCTGAACAATGCATCTCGAGAATACATTGTGGATCTGGATGTCTGAAGTTCACCAGGGCGTTGGTTCCTGGTGATATCCTAAAGGTGCGTTAATATATCTAAATCTTCACAATTTAATAGTTGTTGGAGTTCATAACAATGAAAAattctagcaaaaaaaaaaatggaaaattgttATACTTTGTAGTAAGCACCATTCCTCCTATAAACACTGCATCCCGATGGTAGTCGCTGCTGATGTCCATATCGCAAGCTAAAACCGTTCCTACATCCCATACCTTACGAACTTGGAAATCGTACAGCAAGTGAAAAAAGGATAAAGATGCATAATAACTTCCAGTCCAAGGTTGAAGTCTCGCATTTTAAAATCAGAAAGCGCTCCTTAAGGTAGTAACGACAGCTGCAATGATATATTCGATTGGAACAGCTCCTTTACAGGTAGCGTAAATATATTTATCGCATCGCCGCTGCTCTCTCCCGTCTTCTAGCCGACTTACTCTATTGCATTGATTACAACTATCATTCCTCCCTCCTTAGCAGACGAAGGCGATTGGATTGGATTTGCTCGCTTTAAATCTCTCCCCCCTCTTTCTCTAAAAAACTTTAAATGACAGCGAAGTGTGCCCCCTCCCCACGCCTGCCAGCAGTGTGCGAGGACGCGAAGGAGGGCTTTATAATGTAattcttatttttaaaacaaataagtgTCTCCCCCCTAGCCTCGTGCGTAGCGCTCCACCAGCCGAAAGCAAGTGCTGCCGGCTCCGGTGTTGATCGGGGCTGCTTGCGCTTGATCGGTGGCGGATGCGTTTTGCTCCGCTCAGATTGATTTGATGAGTGTTGACGTATCGCGCTGGCCGCGGCTGATCGGGCTCGGCTGAAGGATGCCACCGGTCGCTAGTGGATGGGTTACGCGAACCGGCGTGTTTGCCACTTCCGGCGCTGCTGCGctcgattgctgctgctgctgctccaggtAGGTGAGACACTCGCGGATGGCGTACAGGAACTCGTCCGCATTCTCCGCGGTAAACACCATCGGCGGCTTCAGCTTGACCACGTTGTCGTCCGGCCCGTCGCTGCTCACCAGTATCCGGTGGACGGTTTTCATCCGCTCGACCACCGCCTTGGCGGCGCGGGTCGCCGGCAGCCGGCGCTGCCGGTCCGCCACCAGCTCGATGCCCACGAACAGGCCGGTGCCGCGCACATCGCCCACCAGCTGATACTCGTACGCCAGGGCCCGCGACTGCTCCAGCAGGTAGCGGCCGACGCGCAGCGCGTTCTCCTGCAGCCGCTCCTCGTCGATCACGCGCATGACCGCGTTCGCGATCGCGCACGACACCGGATTGCCACCGTACTGGAAAGGGTTGCGGAAAACGAAATGCATCAGCAAACCAAACACGATAGTCTTTCCTTctccagcaaaacaaaaaaaaaaagtgcagcATACCGTGTTGAAGTAGCAGACGCCGGTGGCGGCAAAGCTTTCCGCAATCTCGGGCGTGGTGACGACCGCCCCGACCGGATGCCCGTTGCCCATCGGTTTCGCCACCGTCACTATGTCCGGCACGATGCCGTGCGGCTCGAACGCCCAGTAGTGCGTGCCGATCCGCCCGAAGCCGACCTGCACCTCGTCCGCGATCGTTACGCCACCGGCCTTGCGTACCGCGCTGTGAAAGAACGCAACCCGGTTCCATCAGTCAAGTGGCCGCGCACGTGGCTGCTGGCACGTGGCCGTGCGTACTTACTCGTACACCTTCTGGAAGTAGCCGGCCGGCGGTATGATCTGCCCGCCGCAGCTCTGCAAACTCTCCGCAATGAAGGCGGCCACCCCGGCCGGGCTGCGGTCCAGCAGCCGCTGCACCTCGTCCGCGTACAGCTGGCCCAGGTCGGTACCGTCCGGATAGTCACAGTCGCGGTACTTGCCCCGGTACACGTCCGGGCACGGTGCCTACAATGCGGGGATGGGGGAAATAGTGCAATGaggttgtgtgttttgcaaaaaaaaagcccccgGCGGCCCATTTACTTACCACGTGCACAAAGTCGGGCTTCGGGTCGCCGCCCGGTTGGTTGAATTTGTACGGCGAGATGTCCATCACGGCCGAGACGTGACCGTGGTAGGCACTGCAAGAACAAGGAGGGCCATATTGTTAGAATTGTATTTCAGTTTAAATGTAATTTGAACGTAATGATGGGCaaatttcttttattttgggTACCAAAACGGAACGAAACGGAACTAGATCCTTGGAGTGGATACTGCTGGTTAATTATTGggttttttataataaaaagtaAACTATTCGCTTCAAGAATTTGACCCATAACAACAGTATTTGTAGAATATCTTGAGATGAAACTAATTGTAACAATTTACAACATAAAATATCTTATTTTTACAATTAACATGCAATGATATTTTGCGATCGATCCGTGTGAGAATGTCTCAACCATCCAGTAATAGTTAGCTTCCGTCGCTTATGGTGAAGAACTATTGCCCAGACGACTTATGCTATTTGAACCCAAAACAATTTACAAGAATTGCCTGATGGCTGGTAGTGTGTTACCCATGTATATTTGACGGAAATGATCGATTTCAATTAGGTGTTCTGGGAAGGTTAGGATGCTATTTAGGTTATGATTATCGGTAGATTATCGCAACACcgtgcaacaaaaaaggggataGCATTATAAGAAAGGGACGAAAAGCTTTcaaatttgttgttgttat is a window from the Anopheles merus strain MAF chromosome X, AmerM5.1, whole genome shotgun sequence genome containing:
- the LOC121591290 gene encoding glucose-induced degradation protein 4 homolog, with translation MPVRVDIVPPPPNNSKQLGVTKSLLYNGSKFRGSQKSKGNAYEVEVVLQHVDEANSYLCGYLKITGLTFEFPTLTTFFDGEIISKKYPFLTRKWDADEDVDRKHFGKFAAFSEYQKTFNSDDFDYDALAKSDYVFMRWKEHFLVPDHKIKNINGASFAGFYYICFQKSQAVMEGYYYHRSSEWYQSLTLQHVAESCIQIYEFR
- the LOC121598345 gene encoding alanine--glyoxylate aminotransferase 2-like, which gives rise to MVDACETMPKADTIKLRNKHIGKSCQLFYRSDPLKIVRGQGQYMYDEQGARYLDCINNVAHVGHCHPKVVEAGTRQLATLSTNNRFLHDELVQCAQTLAEKMPGNLSVCYFVNSGSEANDLALRLARQHTGRHEVITLDHAYHGHVSAVMDISPYKFNQPGGDPKPDFVHVAPCPDVYRGKYRDCDYPDGTDLGQLYADEVQRLLDRSPAGVAAFIAESLQSCGGQIIPPAGYFQKVYDAVRKAGGVTIADEVQVGFGRIGTHYWAFEPHGIVPDIVTVAKPMGNGHPVGAVVTTPEIAESFAATGVCYFNTYGGNPVSCAIANAVMRVIDEERLQENALRVGRYLLEQSRALAYEYQLVGDVRGTGLFVGIELVADRQRRLPATRAAKAVVERMKTVHRILVSSDGPDDNVVKLKPPMVFTAENADEFLYAIRECLTYLEQQQQQSSAAAPEVANTPVRVTHPLATGGILQPSPISRGQRDTSTLIKSI